One genomic segment of Canis lupus baileyi chromosome 33, mCanLup2.hap1, whole genome shotgun sequence includes these proteins:
- the LOC140623441 gene encoding placenta-specific gene 8 protein-like isoform X2 produces MNPVVSQPGYGTAGSMMNSNWQTGMFDCFDDLGICLCGAFCPLCLSCQIASDMNECCLCGASVAMRTLYRTRFGIPGSIFSDFLWLGCFPLCTLCQLKRDIEKRKAMNAF; encoded by the exons ATGAATCCAGTTGTTTCGCAGCCAGGATATGGTACAGCAGGGAGTATGATGAATAGCAACTGGCAAACTGGCATGTTTGACTGCTTTGATGACCTGGGGATTT GCCTCTGTGGGGCTTTCTGTCCCCTGTGCCTTTCGTGCCAGATCGCCTCCGACATGAACGAATGCTGCCTGTGCGGAGCGAGCGTCGCCATGAGGACCTTGTACCGGACGCGCTTCGGCATCCCG ggATCTATTTTCAGTGATTTCCTATGGCTGGGATGTTTCCCTCTATGCACCCTTTGTCAACTCAAGCGagatattgaaaaaagaaaagcaatgaatgCTTTCTAA